One Pristiophorus japonicus isolate sPriJap1 chromosome 19, sPriJap1.hap1, whole genome shotgun sequence genomic window carries:
- the cchcr1 gene encoding coiled-coil alpha-helical rod protein 1 isoform X2 — MSERSRQGLGSGLEPPTAFSGQSGQEGLIPPSHFKGPPLVDADPWVALSKATKDILELRHENERLRDIQWTSNRDTFRGLTGSESGKACSRARSLDQERARLSREQSAQLAKRAEAVTEQSREIHRLAAAAGLLRSAAAQQAAAIGERDGLAACLSEQLGELRAELRERRLEASQLQLQHRARVEQLEAQHRAETQHLKAQLAQERAQAAQEAEQQRGELEELRERCRRELSALQEEAAKQAEAMSSDSCLQMARIQDAQQRTAELLHSAESQDKDRAALRQTVAGLEQELRQSREKGRCEVAHLRERLEVVGQERDTLQQELSKTTCELESQSCLIQQLRTYIGQLVPDERQLEESQQEKEQLSNRVQHLEKERETLRATVELLNVRLASLTDILTIQENDCSGKVQSDTQDGDSGKRPSLVTRWREKVFALMVQLKSQEISHVNDINHLQLKIASLGEELRVKGQQQAVLLHSLEDRTAEMNMERMQNRTLREELAGAQNDAERLREKAERAENTLCCLKEVVSSVYQKFLDQEAELKKALCRLVNLAQRVTFANKRIDTVHGLLARKDALVRLQLQEKSGETGPDVGRRSYEDLEKELELLNGERDQLAAELKRNSQLIEKKVTEARLKFDADLKDCLAVVEQLEEALEEKTRCQLRLTEQLNEAQQQLGDTREAAETLRAELCQQQEKYEQVVTLRQTDRQAARDKERMQACAKLQDEQHQWEIQRLSKRLRELERDKNLLVATLRQEGLLSQFRKSRAAAVHSTAALSDEEELARPLPHSQASKVRSKAYSKDSLAEVLDELQTLSAAVIEDQEERDTTEEEETE, encoded by the exons ATGTCGGAGAGGAGCCGGCAGGGACTGGGGAGCGGGCTGGAGCCGCCCACCGCTTTCAGCGGCCAAAGTG GGCAGGAGGGCCTGATTCCCCCATCGCACTTCAAAGGTCCACCGTTAGTGGACGCAGACCCCTGGGTTGCTCTCTCCAAGGCTACCAAGGACATTCTGGAACTGAGGCACGAGAACGAACGGCTGAGGGATATACAGTGGACGTCAAACAGGGATACATTCAGAGGACTCACAGGAAGCGAATCGGGAAAGGCTTGCAGTCGGGCCAG GTCCTTGGACCAGGAGCGGGCCCGCTTGAGCCGCGAGCAGTCCGCGCAGCTGGCCAAGCGGGCAGAGGCGGTCACCGAGCAGAGCCGGGAGATCCACCGCTTGGCGGCCGCGGCGGGGCTGCTGCGGAGCGCGGCGGCGCAGCAGGCGGCCGCGATCGGCGAGAGGGACGGCCTGGCGGCGTGCCTGAGCGAGCAGCTGGGGGAGCTGAGGGCCGAGCTGCGGGAGCGGAGGCTGGAGGCCAGCCAGCTGCAGCTGCAGCACCGGGCCCGGGTGGAGCAGCTGGAGGCCCAGCACCGGGCGGAGACGCAGCACCTGAAGGCCCAACTGGCGCAGGAACGGGCCCAGGCCGCCCAGGAAGCCGAGCAGCAGAGGGGTGAGCTGGAAGAGCTAAGGGAGCGCTGCCGGCGGGAGCTGTCCGCCCTGCAGGAGGAGGCGGCCAAGCAAGCGGAAGCAATGAGCAGCGACAGCTGCTTGCAGATGGCCAGGATACAGGATGCTCAGCAACGCACGGCCGAG CTCTTGCACTCGGCAGAATCTCAGGACAAGGATCGCGCGGCACTACGGCAAACGGTGGCAGGATTGGAGCAAGAGCTGCGGCAGAGCCGAGAGAAGGGACGGTGTGAGGTGGCGCACCTCAGAGAGAGGCTTGAGGTAGTTGGTCAGGAGCGGGACACCTTGCAGCAGGAGTTGAG CAAAACAACGTGCGAGTTGGAATCCCAGAGTTGCTTGATCCAGCAACTACGCACGTATATCGGACAACTGGTGCCGGATGAGAGGCAGCTGGAGGAGTCCCAGCAGGAGAAGGAGCAGCTGAGCAACAGGGTGCAG CACTTGGAGAAGGAGCGCGAGACGCTGAGAGCCACGGTGGAGCTCCTGAACGTGCGGCTGGCGTCGCTGACGGACATTCTCACCATCCAGGAAAACGACTGCAGCGGAAAG GTCCAGTCGGACACCCAGGATGGGGACAGCGGGAAGAGGCCATCGCTGGTGACTCGCTGGAGAGAGAAGGTGTTTGCTCTGATGGTGCAGCTGAAATCGCAGGAGATCAGTCACGTCAACGATATCAACCATCTCCAGCTCAAG ATTGCAAGCCTGGGGGAGGAGCTCAGGGTGAAAGGTCAGCAACAAGCGGTGCTGCTGCACAGCTTAGAAGACAGGACCGCAGAGATGAACATGGAGCGAATGCAAAACCGG ACTCTCCGGGAGGAATTGGCCGGCGCTCAGAACGATGCGGAGCGGCTTCGGGAGAAGGCAGAGCGAGCCGAGAATACTCTGTGCTGCCTCAAGGAGGTCGTCAGCAG TGTTTACCAGAAGTTCCTGGACCAAGAGGCAGAACTGAAGAAGGCCTTGTGTCGTTTGGTGAACCTGGCTCAGAGGGTGACCTTTGCCAACAAGCGGATTGACACCGTCCACG GGTTACTTGCTCGCAAGGATGCTCTCGTTCGGCTGCAACTGCAGGAGAAAAGTGGAGAGACGGGACCCGACGTGGGCAG GCGCTCCTACGAGGATCTGGAGAAGGAGCTGGAGCTGCTGAATGGGGAGCGGGACCAGTTGGCGGCTGAGTTGAAGCGGAACTCCCAGCTGATCGAGAAGAAGGTTACCGAGGCCCGGCTAAAAT tcGACGCAGATTTAAAGGATTGCTTGGCAGTGGTGGAGCAGCTGGAGGAAGCCTTGGAGGAAAAGACTCGGTGCCAGCTGAGACTGACCGAGCAACTGAACGAGGCCCAGCAGCAACTCGGGGACACGCGGGAGGCCGCAGAGACCCTGAGGGCAGAGCTCTGCCAGCAGCAGGAGAAGTACGAACAAG TTGTTACTCTCCGCCAAACGGACCGGCAGGCAGCGCGCGACAAGGAACGAATGCAAGCCTGCGCAAAACTACAGGACGAGCAGCACCAGTGGGAAATCCAGCGTCTCAGTAAACGGCTGCGGGAGCTGGAAAGGGACAAGAACCTTCTTGTG GCTACACTGAGGCAGGAAGGGCTGCTCAGCCAGTTCAGGAAAAGCCGAGCTGCAGCTGTCCACTCCACAGCTGCCCTGTCTGATGAAGAGGAGCTGGCCAGACCCTTACCACACTCCCAGGCTTCAAAGGTCAGAAGCAAGGCCTACAGTAAAG
- the cchcr1 gene encoding coiled-coil alpha-helical rod protein 1 isoform X1: MSERSRQGLGSGLEPPTAFSGQSGQEGLIPPSHFKGPPLVDADPWVALSKATKDILELRHENERLRDIQWTSNRDTFRGLTGSESGKACSRARSLDQERARLSREQSAQLAKRAEAVTEQSREIHRLAAAAGLLRSAAAQQAAAIGERDGLAACLSEQLGELRAELRERRLEASQLQLQHRARVEQLEAQHRAETQHLKAQLAQERAQAAQEAEQQRGELEELRERCRRELSALQEEAAKQAEAMSSDSCLQMARIQDAQQRTAELLHSAESQDKDRAALRQTVAGLEQELRQSREKGRCEVAHLRERLEVVGQERDTLQQELSKTTCELESQSCLIQQLRTYIGQLVPDERQLEESQQEKEQLSNRVQHLEKERETLRATVELLNVRLASLTDILTIQENDCSGKVQSDTQDGDSGKRPSLVTRWREKVFALMVQLKSQEISHVNDINHLQLKIASLGEELRVKGQQQAVLLHSLEDRTAEMNMERMQNRTLREELAGAQNDAERLREKAERAENTLCCLKEVVSSVYQKFLDQEAELKKALCRLVNLAQRVTFANKRIDTVHGLLARKDALVRLQLQEKSGETGPDVGRRSYEDLEKELELLNGERDQLAAELKRNSQLIEKKVTEARLKFDADLKDCLAVVEQLEEALEEKTRCQLRLTEQLNEAQQQLGDTREAAETLRAELCQQQEKYEQALREKVAEAANRTAEQLSEMEKRLNEARREHTKAVVTLRQTDRQAARDKERMQACAKLQDEQHQWEIQRLSKRLRELERDKNLLVATLRQEGLLSQFRKSRAAAVHSTAALSDEEELARPLPHSQASKVRSKAYSKDSLAEVLDELQTLSAAVIEDQEERDTTEEEETE, encoded by the exons ATGTCGGAGAGGAGCCGGCAGGGACTGGGGAGCGGGCTGGAGCCGCCCACCGCTTTCAGCGGCCAAAGTG GGCAGGAGGGCCTGATTCCCCCATCGCACTTCAAAGGTCCACCGTTAGTGGACGCAGACCCCTGGGTTGCTCTCTCCAAGGCTACCAAGGACATTCTGGAACTGAGGCACGAGAACGAACGGCTGAGGGATATACAGTGGACGTCAAACAGGGATACATTCAGAGGACTCACAGGAAGCGAATCGGGAAAGGCTTGCAGTCGGGCCAG GTCCTTGGACCAGGAGCGGGCCCGCTTGAGCCGCGAGCAGTCCGCGCAGCTGGCCAAGCGGGCAGAGGCGGTCACCGAGCAGAGCCGGGAGATCCACCGCTTGGCGGCCGCGGCGGGGCTGCTGCGGAGCGCGGCGGCGCAGCAGGCGGCCGCGATCGGCGAGAGGGACGGCCTGGCGGCGTGCCTGAGCGAGCAGCTGGGGGAGCTGAGGGCCGAGCTGCGGGAGCGGAGGCTGGAGGCCAGCCAGCTGCAGCTGCAGCACCGGGCCCGGGTGGAGCAGCTGGAGGCCCAGCACCGGGCGGAGACGCAGCACCTGAAGGCCCAACTGGCGCAGGAACGGGCCCAGGCCGCCCAGGAAGCCGAGCAGCAGAGGGGTGAGCTGGAAGAGCTAAGGGAGCGCTGCCGGCGGGAGCTGTCCGCCCTGCAGGAGGAGGCGGCCAAGCAAGCGGAAGCAATGAGCAGCGACAGCTGCTTGCAGATGGCCAGGATACAGGATGCTCAGCAACGCACGGCCGAG CTCTTGCACTCGGCAGAATCTCAGGACAAGGATCGCGCGGCACTACGGCAAACGGTGGCAGGATTGGAGCAAGAGCTGCGGCAGAGCCGAGAGAAGGGACGGTGTGAGGTGGCGCACCTCAGAGAGAGGCTTGAGGTAGTTGGTCAGGAGCGGGACACCTTGCAGCAGGAGTTGAG CAAAACAACGTGCGAGTTGGAATCCCAGAGTTGCTTGATCCAGCAACTACGCACGTATATCGGACAACTGGTGCCGGATGAGAGGCAGCTGGAGGAGTCCCAGCAGGAGAAGGAGCAGCTGAGCAACAGGGTGCAG CACTTGGAGAAGGAGCGCGAGACGCTGAGAGCCACGGTGGAGCTCCTGAACGTGCGGCTGGCGTCGCTGACGGACATTCTCACCATCCAGGAAAACGACTGCAGCGGAAAG GTCCAGTCGGACACCCAGGATGGGGACAGCGGGAAGAGGCCATCGCTGGTGACTCGCTGGAGAGAGAAGGTGTTTGCTCTGATGGTGCAGCTGAAATCGCAGGAGATCAGTCACGTCAACGATATCAACCATCTCCAGCTCAAG ATTGCAAGCCTGGGGGAGGAGCTCAGGGTGAAAGGTCAGCAACAAGCGGTGCTGCTGCACAGCTTAGAAGACAGGACCGCAGAGATGAACATGGAGCGAATGCAAAACCGG ACTCTCCGGGAGGAATTGGCCGGCGCTCAGAACGATGCGGAGCGGCTTCGGGAGAAGGCAGAGCGAGCCGAGAATACTCTGTGCTGCCTCAAGGAGGTCGTCAGCAG TGTTTACCAGAAGTTCCTGGACCAAGAGGCAGAACTGAAGAAGGCCTTGTGTCGTTTGGTGAACCTGGCTCAGAGGGTGACCTTTGCCAACAAGCGGATTGACACCGTCCACG GGTTACTTGCTCGCAAGGATGCTCTCGTTCGGCTGCAACTGCAGGAGAAAAGTGGAGAGACGGGACCCGACGTGGGCAG GCGCTCCTACGAGGATCTGGAGAAGGAGCTGGAGCTGCTGAATGGGGAGCGGGACCAGTTGGCGGCTGAGTTGAAGCGGAACTCCCAGCTGATCGAGAAGAAGGTTACCGAGGCCCGGCTAAAAT tcGACGCAGATTTAAAGGATTGCTTGGCAGTGGTGGAGCAGCTGGAGGAAGCCTTGGAGGAAAAGACTCGGTGCCAGCTGAGACTGACCGAGCAACTGAACGAGGCCCAGCAGCAACTCGGGGACACGCGGGAGGCCGCAGAGACCCTGAGGGCAGAGCTCTGCCAGCAGCAGGAGAAGTACGAACAAG CTCTTCGGGAGAAGGTGGCGGAGGCGGCGAATCGCACGGCGGAGCAGCTGTCCGAAATGGAGAAACGACTCAACGAGGCCAGGAGGGAGCACACCAAGGCTG TTGTTACTCTCCGCCAAACGGACCGGCAGGCAGCGCGCGACAAGGAACGAATGCAAGCCTGCGCAAAACTACAGGACGAGCAGCACCAGTGGGAAATCCAGCGTCTCAGTAAACGGCTGCGGGAGCTGGAAAGGGACAAGAACCTTCTTGTG GCTACACTGAGGCAGGAAGGGCTGCTCAGCCAGTTCAGGAAAAGCCGAGCTGCAGCTGTCCACTCCACAGCTGCCCTGTCTGATGAAGAGGAGCTGGCCAGACCCTTACCACACTCCCAGGCTTCAAAGGTCAGAAGCAAGGCCTACAGTAAAG
- the cchcr1 gene encoding coiled-coil alpha-helical rod protein 1 isoform X3: protein MSERSRQGLGSGLEPPTAFSGQSGQEGLIPPSHFKGPPLVDADPWVALSKATKDILELRHENERLRDIQWTSNRDTFRGLTGSESGKACSRARSLDQERARLSREQSAQLAKRAEAVTEQSREIHRLAAAAGLLRSAAAQQAAAIGERDGLAACLSEQLGELRAELRERRLEASQLQLQHRARVEQLEAQHRAETQHLKAQLAQERAQAAQEAEQQRGELEELRERCRRELSALQEEAAKQAEAMSSDSCLQMARIQDAQQRTAELLHSAESQDKDRAALRQTVAGLEQELRQSREKGRCEVAHLRERLEVVGQERDTLQQELSKTTCELESQSCLIQQLRTYIGQLVPDERQLEESQQEKEQLSNRVQVQSDTQDGDSGKRPSLVTRWREKVFALMVQLKSQEISHVNDINHLQLKIASLGEELRVKGQQQAVLLHSLEDRTAEMNMERMQNRTLREELAGAQNDAERLREKAERAENTLCCLKEVVSSVYQKFLDQEAELKKALCRLVNLAQRVTFANKRIDTVHGLLARKDALVRLQLQEKSGETGPDVGRRSYEDLEKELELLNGERDQLAAELKRNSQLIEKKVTEARLKFDADLKDCLAVVEQLEEALEEKTRCQLRLTEQLNEAQQQLGDTREAAETLRAELCQQQEKYEQALREKVAEAANRTAEQLSEMEKRLNEARREHTKAVVTLRQTDRQAARDKERMQACAKLQDEQHQWEIQRLSKRLRELERDKNLLVATLRQEGLLSQFRKSRAAAVHSTAALSDEEELARPLPHSQASKVRSKAYSKDSLAEVLDELQTLSAAVIEDQEERDTTEEEETE from the exons ATGTCGGAGAGGAGCCGGCAGGGACTGGGGAGCGGGCTGGAGCCGCCCACCGCTTTCAGCGGCCAAAGTG GGCAGGAGGGCCTGATTCCCCCATCGCACTTCAAAGGTCCACCGTTAGTGGACGCAGACCCCTGGGTTGCTCTCTCCAAGGCTACCAAGGACATTCTGGAACTGAGGCACGAGAACGAACGGCTGAGGGATATACAGTGGACGTCAAACAGGGATACATTCAGAGGACTCACAGGAAGCGAATCGGGAAAGGCTTGCAGTCGGGCCAG GTCCTTGGACCAGGAGCGGGCCCGCTTGAGCCGCGAGCAGTCCGCGCAGCTGGCCAAGCGGGCAGAGGCGGTCACCGAGCAGAGCCGGGAGATCCACCGCTTGGCGGCCGCGGCGGGGCTGCTGCGGAGCGCGGCGGCGCAGCAGGCGGCCGCGATCGGCGAGAGGGACGGCCTGGCGGCGTGCCTGAGCGAGCAGCTGGGGGAGCTGAGGGCCGAGCTGCGGGAGCGGAGGCTGGAGGCCAGCCAGCTGCAGCTGCAGCACCGGGCCCGGGTGGAGCAGCTGGAGGCCCAGCACCGGGCGGAGACGCAGCACCTGAAGGCCCAACTGGCGCAGGAACGGGCCCAGGCCGCCCAGGAAGCCGAGCAGCAGAGGGGTGAGCTGGAAGAGCTAAGGGAGCGCTGCCGGCGGGAGCTGTCCGCCCTGCAGGAGGAGGCGGCCAAGCAAGCGGAAGCAATGAGCAGCGACAGCTGCTTGCAGATGGCCAGGATACAGGATGCTCAGCAACGCACGGCCGAG CTCTTGCACTCGGCAGAATCTCAGGACAAGGATCGCGCGGCACTACGGCAAACGGTGGCAGGATTGGAGCAAGAGCTGCGGCAGAGCCGAGAGAAGGGACGGTGTGAGGTGGCGCACCTCAGAGAGAGGCTTGAGGTAGTTGGTCAGGAGCGGGACACCTTGCAGCAGGAGTTGAG CAAAACAACGTGCGAGTTGGAATCCCAGAGTTGCTTGATCCAGCAACTACGCACGTATATCGGACAACTGGTGCCGGATGAGAGGCAGCTGGAGGAGTCCCAGCAGGAGAAGGAGCAGCTGAGCAACAGGGTGCAG GTCCAGTCGGACACCCAGGATGGGGACAGCGGGAAGAGGCCATCGCTGGTGACTCGCTGGAGAGAGAAGGTGTTTGCTCTGATGGTGCAGCTGAAATCGCAGGAGATCAGTCACGTCAACGATATCAACCATCTCCAGCTCAAG ATTGCAAGCCTGGGGGAGGAGCTCAGGGTGAAAGGTCAGCAACAAGCGGTGCTGCTGCACAGCTTAGAAGACAGGACCGCAGAGATGAACATGGAGCGAATGCAAAACCGG ACTCTCCGGGAGGAATTGGCCGGCGCTCAGAACGATGCGGAGCGGCTTCGGGAGAAGGCAGAGCGAGCCGAGAATACTCTGTGCTGCCTCAAGGAGGTCGTCAGCAG TGTTTACCAGAAGTTCCTGGACCAAGAGGCAGAACTGAAGAAGGCCTTGTGTCGTTTGGTGAACCTGGCTCAGAGGGTGACCTTTGCCAACAAGCGGATTGACACCGTCCACG GGTTACTTGCTCGCAAGGATGCTCTCGTTCGGCTGCAACTGCAGGAGAAAAGTGGAGAGACGGGACCCGACGTGGGCAG GCGCTCCTACGAGGATCTGGAGAAGGAGCTGGAGCTGCTGAATGGGGAGCGGGACCAGTTGGCGGCTGAGTTGAAGCGGAACTCCCAGCTGATCGAGAAGAAGGTTACCGAGGCCCGGCTAAAAT tcGACGCAGATTTAAAGGATTGCTTGGCAGTGGTGGAGCAGCTGGAGGAAGCCTTGGAGGAAAAGACTCGGTGCCAGCTGAGACTGACCGAGCAACTGAACGAGGCCCAGCAGCAACTCGGGGACACGCGGGAGGCCGCAGAGACCCTGAGGGCAGAGCTCTGCCAGCAGCAGGAGAAGTACGAACAAG CTCTTCGGGAGAAGGTGGCGGAGGCGGCGAATCGCACGGCGGAGCAGCTGTCCGAAATGGAGAAACGACTCAACGAGGCCAGGAGGGAGCACACCAAGGCTG TTGTTACTCTCCGCCAAACGGACCGGCAGGCAGCGCGCGACAAGGAACGAATGCAAGCCTGCGCAAAACTACAGGACGAGCAGCACCAGTGGGAAATCCAGCGTCTCAGTAAACGGCTGCGGGAGCTGGAAAGGGACAAGAACCTTCTTGTG GCTACACTGAGGCAGGAAGGGCTGCTCAGCCAGTTCAGGAAAAGCCGAGCTGCAGCTGTCCACTCCACAGCTGCCCTGTCTGATGAAGAGGAGCTGGCCAGACCCTTACCACACTCCCAGGCTTCAAAGGTCAGAAGCAAGGCCTACAGTAAAG